CAGTTAGGGATTATAGCTTTCAAGAGATTAGATTAtagcattttaaagaaaactaaacattttatgtatgataaatgaagttttatttcccattacaatttttttaataaactctttaagataatttttcttcatttttcttGCAAGCATATAGCAcctcaaaattttgaatacgTTCAAAACCACCATTATTAGACCATACGCtaattgctttaaaatgtttcaaatccACTTTACTAATTTTCCACATATTTTCATGATAAATTTTTCCGATGTACCATCGATATTTTTCGTGTTCATACCCACCGGGAATTAACACACAATTTGGAGTTGTCTCGAACTGAGATACATAGAAATGAGGATTTTCAGCAAAAATCTCTGCCATGTTTAATTTAACCCATTTCATTTTATCCGGATTTGGAGCACATAAAATCTACaacaaataatttgttaattaataataagtgAAAACACTAaccaagtttttttataaacttttatatcacttttagcTTCTCTTTGTCCTATATATTcgtaaatgaatttatttcgTTCAGGAAATAAAGAGCCGGGAATTACGCTGGAATGCGAATAAATTTGTCCAATATATAAATCGTCATCAACTGCAATTGCGTCATTTGGGATTGAACCGTTATAATCTCTCCAGTAATAATCATTAGCTtaagaaacaacaaaaattaagaaattttaattaataaattgatatatAAGTTGCTTACCTGAGCCAAATTTTACACCAAATAAAAAAgcaatcaaaaatataaacaagttAAAATTATGCTGCATACTAAAATGTTGAATCCACCTCTCACAATCACTGCATTTAGAGTATTAATGAGATCGGTCGTAACAACTAAGGTCACAGTTTATCTTTCAAccgattaattattaatataaaatttcatcttctcaTGATTGGATAATAAGGAgcgattttaaatgaaatcaaaagtgtagaaatgattttcaacAGCCACATTTTCTCGTTGAAAACAAACCccatgaaaataaataaaaaaaactagttGAGAAACTGTGATCCGCAGAATAGCGTGACCGTACCTGTCGATGGTTCTTCGTGTCCGAAAATTTAGAGCCCTCCCCCAAGAACGAGAACCTCTACGTTGCGACGGCGTAGCGAAATTCCCCCCAAGTTTCGTTTTGCTCCTGATGGTCGTCGTGCGGTGCGACCGAGAGACTCTTCTCCGTGTTATTTATCGGTTTCGGGGgcactttttattaatacctcCGGCCAGAAAGGGAAATGAGCCCCGGCCGTTATCTGATTTATTCGGTTACGTGCTGCTGTTGAAAAGTCGCGCGAGATTTCTCAACTCTTtggttcttcttcttctatcaTTTCAGTAAAGTAGAtgaacttaaaatttattcggCAAAGAAATTGTTTCACTAAAATATAggattgaaataaaattttcttagtTATTCACAACTTTTTAGATATGTCCTGTaagataatttcttaataactGATTCCGAATACAAATTTGTGAATTGGGTCTGAATAAACTGATTGTATTTCTTggattaagaataaaatttgctacaacttttattccaaaagctttttataacatatattattaccattaacaacttgtaaataaacgaaattaatgaaattttcatataatcGTGTTTTtgtcgatatctatgcatctaagagcaaaagtgtaagagagtaatattgttaagaatgaaatttgctataactattgttccaaaagtttttgtataacatgctccaatttctgagtgataccattaacaacttctaaaacaacgaaattaatcaaattgtCATATATTCGTATTTTTGTCGATACCTATGCATCTAAGTGCAAGAGcgcaatgttgttaagaatcaaatttgctataactattgttgcaaaagcttttttataacatgctccaatttctaagtgataccattaacaacttgtaaaacaacgaaattaatcaaattgtcatatattcgtatttttgtcgatatctatgcatctaagagcaaaagtgcaagagagtaatattgttaagaatgaaatttgctactactATTGCTGTATaagcttttttataacatgctccgattcccgagtgataccattaacaacttgtaaaataatgaaattcatcaaattttcatatattcgTATTTTTGTCGATACCTATGCATCTAagtgcaaaagtgcaagagagcaatgttgttaagaatcaaatttgctgTAACTATTgttgcaaaagtttttttataatatgctccgattcccgagtgataccattaacatcttgtaaaacaacgaaatttgtcaaattttcatattttcgtagttttgttgatatctatgcatctaagagcaaaagtgcaagagagcaatattgttaagaatgaaatttgctataactattgtttcaaaagtttttgtataacatgctccgtttcccgagtgataccattaacaacttgtaaaacaataaaattcaacaaattttcatattttcatatttttgtcgATACCTATTCATATGAGAGCAAATGTGCaagagaccaatattgttaagaatgaaatttgctataactattgtttcaatagtttttttataacatgctccgattcccgaatgataccattaacaacttgtaaaacaatgatattcatcaaattttcatatattccttttttttatcgaTACCTATGCATCTAagtgcaaaagtgcaagagagcaatgttgttaagaatcaaatttgctataactattgttgcaaaagcttttttataacatgctccgattcccgagtgataccattaacaacttgtaaaacaacgaaatttatcaaattttcatattttcgtagtTTTGTCGATAcctatgcatctaagagcaaaagtgcaagagagcaatattattaagaatcaaatttgctataactattgttgcaaaagtttttttataatatactcCGATTTCCGAGTGATACCATTAACatcttgtaaaacaacgaaatttatcaaattttcatattttcgtagttttgttgatatctatgcatctaagagcaaaagtgcaagagagcaatattgttaagagtaaaatttgctataactgttgtttcaaaagtttttgtataacatgctccgattcccgagtgataccattaacaacttgtaaaataacaaaattcaacaaattttcatattttcgtatttttgtcGATACCTATTTATATGAGAGCAGATGTACaagagaccaatattgttaagaatgaaatttgctataactattctttcaatagtttttttataacatgctccgattcccgaatgatgccatcaacaacttgtaaaacagcgaaattcatcaaattttcctATATTCGTATTTTTGTCGATACCTATGCATCTAagtgcaaaagtgcaagagagcaatattgttaagaatcaaatttgctattaCTATTGCTGTATaagcttttttataacatgctccgattcccgaatgataccattaacaacttgtaaagcAATGATattcctcaaattttcatatattccTTTTTTTGATCGATACCTATGCATCTAagtgcaaaagtgcaagagagcaatgttgttaagaatcaaatttgctataactattgttgcaaaagcttttttataacatgctccgattcccgagcgATACCATTAACatcttgtaaaacaacgaaatttatcaaattttcatattttcgtagttttgttgatatctatgcatctaagagcaaaagtgcaagagagcaatattgttaagagtaaaatttgctataactgttgtttcaaaagtttttgtataacatgctccgattcccgagtgataccattaacaacttgtaaaataacaaaattcaacaaattttcatattttcgtatttttgtcGATACCTATTTATATGAGAGCAGATGTACaagagaccaatattgttaagaatgaaatttgctataactattctttcaatagtttttttataacatgctccgattcccgaatgatgccatcaacaacttgtaaaacag
This region of Onthophagus taurus isolate NC chromosome 3, IU_Otau_3.0, whole genome shotgun sequence genomic DNA includes:
- the LOC111418516 gene encoding uncharacterized protein: MQHNFNLFIFLIAFLFGVKFGSANDYYWRDYNGSIPNDAIAVDDDLYIGQIYSHSSVIPGSLFPERNKFIYEYIGQREAKSDIKILCAPNPDKMKWVKLNMAEIFAENPHFYVSQFETTPNCVLIPGGYEHEKYRWYIGKIYHENMWKISKVDLKHFKAISVWSNNGGFERIQNFEVLYACKKNEEKLS